From a region of the Flavobacterium sediminilitoris genome:
- a CDS encoding META domain-containing protein produces MKKIVFNLFALYFLMMLASCNSGKNENGTEFSVDEPKEIEKTVVTDNQNEEKAYFIGTGTEPFWDIKLTNSTFIFKTIDGDSISLPSVEPIRAADSNIKLYRTKTDLYEFNITISQSECTNAMSGEKSPYKVSIEYKKNEDLTFTKINGCGHYVTDYRLHDIWVLEELNGKKVGIADFSKELPQMEVNAKENTFSGHAGCNRMNGKLFFEKGLLRFVNVVTTRMMCGPGNKEGEFVKALSSSIHYKIENNRLTLSNPDKTTVVFKKVD; encoded by the coding sequence ATGAAAAAAATAGTCTTTAATTTATTTGCACTTTATTTCTTAATGATGTTAGCATCGTGTAATAGTGGAAAGAATGAAAATGGTACTGAATTTTCAGTAGATGAGCCAAAAGAAATTGAAAAAACAGTTGTTACTGATAATCAAAATGAAGAAAAAGCTTATTTCATAGGTACAGGAACTGAGCCTTTTTGGGATATTAAATTAACTAACTCTACATTTATATTTAAGACAATTGATGGTGATTCTATTTCTCTTCCTTCAGTAGAACCTATTCGTGCTGCGGATAGTAATATTAAATTATATAGAACAAAAACAGATTTGTATGAATTTAATATTACTATTTCTCAATCTGAATGTACAAATGCTATGTCTGGTGAAAAATCGCCTTATAAAGTAAGTATAGAGTATAAAAAGAATGAAGATTTAACTTTTACAAAGATTAATGGTTGCGGACATTATGTTACTGATTACCGTTTACATGATATTTGGGTTCTTGAAGAATTAAATGGAAAGAAGGTTGGTATTGCTGATTTTAGTAAAGAATTGCCTCAAATGGAGGTTAATGCTAAGGAGAATACTTTTTCAGGACATGCTGGTTGTAACAGAATGAATGGGAAATTGTTTTTTGAAAAAGGCTTACTTCGTTTCGTAAATGTTGTTACAACACGAATGATGTGTGGTCCAGGTAATAAAGAAGGTGAATTTGTAAAAGCATTATCTAGTAGTATTCATTATAAAATAGAAAACAATAGACTTACTTTATCAAATCCTGATAAAACAACTGTTGTCTTTAAAAAAGTGGATTAA
- a CDS encoding DUF3644 domain-containing protein, whose product MSAIKESLLENSKSAIIAGIEIHNKPIFSYRYEITSILIINAWELLLKAYIAEYNPEVRIIKKDGTTKPFEECLHFVSSKIGNSFRTTEENLNKIYEFRCNVIHFYKDNLDAVLYSLLHKSVYFYNDFLKKYFNNDLAEETNLILLPIGFKPFVSPIDFLNKESILNESSSSVQNFIKSIIYSTEKLNKEGIEESILTGFNVSVVNENRVKNADIIAAITKDSSKASIFVNKVIEGKLSNDIDAQKISIEEESLFKTIYTLKYNQVTNKCREIYSDFKQGTKFNKIMKSIKDNPDFHKKRYLDIVSKSGSGQDFYSNKIFEELNKNYTLKS is encoded by the coding sequence ATGAGTGCTATAAAAGAAAGTCTATTAGAAAATTCAAAATCAGCTATCATTGCTGGAATTGAAATTCATAATAAACCAATATTTAGTTACAGATATGAAATTACATCAATATTAATTATCAATGCATGGGAATTATTATTAAAAGCTTACATAGCCGAATATAACCCAGAAGTAAGAATTATAAAAAAAGATGGAACAACAAAACCTTTTGAAGAATGTTTGCATTTTGTTTCCTCTAAAATAGGAAATAGTTTTAGAACCACTGAAGAAAACTTAAATAAAATCTATGAGTTTAGATGCAATGTCATACATTTCTATAAAGATAATTTAGATGCTGTGTTATATTCACTTTTGCACAAAAGTGTTTATTTCTACAATGATTTTTTGAAAAAATATTTTAATAATGATTTAGCCGAAGAAACCAACTTAATATTATTACCTATTGGATTTAAACCATTTGTTAGTCCAATAGATTTTTTAAATAAAGAATCAATATTAAATGAATCATCTTCTTCAGTTCAAAACTTCATTAAAAGTATAATATATTCTACAGAAAAATTAAATAAAGAAGGAATTGAAGAGAGTATTTTAACTGGTTTTAATGTATCAGTGGTTAATGAAAATAGAGTGAAAAATGCTGATATTATAGCAGCTATAACTAAAGATTCTTCAAAGGCATCAATATTTGTAAACAAAGTCATAGAAGGAAAATTATCTAATGATATAGATGCTCAAAAAATTAGCATTGAAGAAGAAAGTTTATTTAAAACAATTTATACTTTAAAATATAATCAAGTTACGAATAAATGTAGGGAAATATATTCTGATTTTAAACAAGGCACTAAATTTAATAAGATCATGAAATCAATAAAAGATAACCCTGATTTTCATAAAAAAAGATACTTAGATATTGTTAGCAAATCAGGTTCAGGTCAAGATTTTTATAGTAATAAAATTTTTGAAGAATTAAATAAAAATTATACTCTCAAATCATAA
- a CDS encoding ATP-dependent nuclease, whose protein sequence is MKFYVRAYREQIKEDLLYPCFILVSNNWDDYGFKTTFQLQYYHSRNERFIIEEVKIMDLNLEEKEGFTLLNSPFENLEDNFASLGTGIKYYEQLKKLKKEYEIDVLKVLDSLNDLACMPGLYGNFEDSSALKHSLLREREAKTALQLGSSIISGEGKKYTIEFTFTTTLKDALNPHIVNFKFDKRKKIPLRTFAIIGKNGTGKTVFLSNLANSLNYSRTKDFTNTFNSRKNIKLKEHEIGYFNNQIGPPFGKIIALSYSMFDTFRRPKPSKRFSYVYCGLRNQNDEIDKMELFKRHIASLKVINNDYLKREAWVSTLSKFVNLEDLGYDYDKWIYTIKNIDEIEKSNSINLSSGHSIIIYTLTELIANISTNALILFDEPENHLHPNAISNLINSINDLMSDFDSFAIISTHSPIVIQQIPSKNVYVFERDENISYTRPLDIESFGENLTTISEHIFETNEIKDGFKTVLKDLTKKYSLEEIIQMFDNKLSLNAKIYLSSLFNKNQ, encoded by the coding sequence ATGAAATTTTACGTTAGAGCTTATCGTGAACAAATTAAGGAAGATCTACTTTATCCTTGTTTTATTTTAGTTAGTAATAATTGGGATGATTACGGTTTTAAGACAACTTTTCAGTTACAATATTATCATTCTAGGAATGAAAGATTTATAATTGAGGAAGTTAAGATTATGGATTTGAATTTAGAAGAGAAGGAAGGATTTACTTTATTAAATAGTCCTTTTGAAAATTTGGAAGATAATTTTGCTTCATTAGGAACTGGAATTAAATATTATGAGCAATTAAAAAAATTAAAAAAAGAATATGAAATTGATGTTTTAAAAGTTTTAGACTCTTTGAATGATCTTGCTTGTATGCCTGGTTTGTATGGGAATTTTGAAGATTCAAGTGCTCTAAAACATTCTCTTTTGAGAGAAAGGGAAGCTAAAACAGCTCTACAGCTTGGAAGTAGTATTATTAGTGGAGAAGGAAAAAAATATACCATTGAATTTACATTTACAACAACTTTAAAAGATGCTTTAAATCCCCATATTGTTAATTTTAAATTTGATAAGAGAAAAAAAATTCCATTAAGAACTTTTGCTATAATTGGAAAAAATGGAACAGGCAAAACCGTTTTTTTATCAAATTTAGCTAACTCTTTAAATTACTCAAGAACAAAAGACTTTACAAATACTTTTAATTCTAGAAAAAATATAAAACTAAAAGAACATGAAATTGGTTATTTTAATAATCAAATTGGACCTCCTTTTGGAAAAATAATTGCTTTATCTTATAGCATGTTTGATACTTTTAGAAGACCAAAGCCATCTAAAAGATTTTCTTATGTTTATTGTGGATTAAGAAATCAAAATGATGAAATAGATAAAATGGAATTATTTAAAAGACATATTGCATCTTTAAAAGTAATTAATAATGATTATTTAAAAAGAGAAGCTTGGGTAAGCACATTGAGTAAATTTGTAAATCTTGAAGATTTAGGTTATGATTATGATAAATGGATATACACAATTAAAAATATTGACGAGATTGAAAAATCAAATTCTATAAATTTAAGTTCTGGTCATAGTATCATTATTTATACTTTAACTGAATTGATTGCAAATATTTCAACAAATGCACTCATTCTATTTGATGAACCTGAAAATCATTTACATCCAAATGCTATTTCGAATTTAATTAATTCTATAAATGATTTAATGTCTGATTTTGATTCATTTGCTATAATTTCAACTCATTCCCCAATTGTAATTCAACAAATTCCTTCAAAAAATGTATATGTCTTTGAGAGAGATGAAAATATTTCATATACAAGACCACTAGACATTGAATCATTTGGTGAAAATTTAACAACAATCTCTGAGCATATTTTTGAAACTAATGAAATTAAAGATGGCTTTAAAACTGTGTTGAAAGACTTAACTAAAAAATATAGTCTAGAAGAAATTATTCAAATGTTTGATAATAAATTGAGTTTAAATGCTAAAATCTATTTAAGCAGTTTATTTAATAAAAATCAATAA
- a CDS encoding toll/interleukin-1 receptor domain-containing protein — protein sequence MRVFVSYSFIDKELYLLTLLVSKLREKGNTVQLSDNNYLSKNYINNSELFLGLITNHSDSINNVFNEWQIAEKLGKQRILLVEEGVNVYRNDIEFIRFNRNNPQLAIQQLFKENEDKPVRKPNVIEDIVTAGAVIAGIAALLSLLDSGNKKK from the coding sequence ATGAGAGTTTTTGTATCATATTCGTTTATAGATAAAGAATTATATCTATTAACACTCTTAGTGAGTAAACTAAGGGAGAAAGGAAATACTGTTCAATTATCTGATAATAATTATTTATCTAAAAATTACATTAATAATTCTGAATTATTTCTTGGATTAATTACAAATCACAGTGACTCCATAAACAATGTATTTAACGAGTGGCAAATTGCTGAAAAGCTTGGCAAACAAAGAATTTTATTAGTAGAAGAAGGTGTAAATGTATATAGAAATGATATTGAATTTATAAGATTTAATAGAAATAATCCACAATTAGCCATTCAACAATTGTTCAAAGAAAACGAAGATAAACCTGTTAGAAAACCAAATGTAATAGAAGACATTGTAACTGCGGGTGCAGTAATAGCAGGTATTGCAGCTTTACTATCATTATTAGATAGTGGCAATAAGAAGAAGTAA
- a CDS encoding type I restriction endonuclease subunit R — protein MTNQNPEQIARDTIDKQLVACGWIIQDKNKFNLAAGLGIAIKEYQTDIGPADYVLFVDKKPVGIIEAKRAELGGILTAAEDQAEGYAKAKLRLLDNKPLPFVYLSNGEIVKFTDYRDPKPRARNLFTFHRPETLVQWIGQEKSLRARLQDLPALPVEGLRDCQVTAITNLDISFKDQRPKALIQMATGSGKTFTAITFIYRLLKYAKAKRILFLVDTKNLGEQAESEFRAFTANEDNRLFTELYGVTRLNSSFIPNDSQVYISTIQRMYSILKDTELDESAEEENPNESRFIPKEPVPVGYNEKVPIEFFDFVVIDECHRSIYNLWKQVLDYFDVFQIGLTATPDNRTFGYFNQNLVSDYGYEKAVIDGVLVPYNVFTIETEITKNGASILKEFSPLIDKRSRQTRKKFWEALDEDEVYSGKQLDKDIVNPSTIRTIIKATKDNLPAMFPDRYPVETGCDLSAVEKGCDLSAVEKGCDLSAVEKGCDLSAVEKGCDLSAVEKGCDLSAVEKDCDLSAFEVPKMLIFAKTDSHAEDIIDIVREEFGEENKFCKKITYRSEEDPKSVLQQFRNEYYPRIAVTVDMIATGTDIRPLEVLLFMRDVKSRSYYEQMKGRGTRTCSIEELKAKGTPTAKFSKDHFVIIDAIGVEQSQKTDSRPLEKAPGISLKDVITSVAMGNTSEEMMSTLANRLIRLEKQLQDKHKKEFTEKANGLSINQVVQKLLNAHDPDTIESQKWKVKSEMRGMPPADIEAAIEKANQQLIDDAVAVFNSPDLRNFIIDIRKKLDQIIDVVNIDTITNIGWVKDQEVTSKALIEDFKTWIETNKDEITALQIFYAQEFRHRTFTYTMIKELCEKLKTEKPLLAPVSVWKAYEQLEKTNGSAKNELIALVSLIRRVVGMDSTLTSYDKTVDANFKKWIFEKNAGKHNAFTEDQMQWLRMMKDYVAKSFSIEKDDFDLSPFNAEGGLSKMWALFGEETDLIINELNKVLAA, from the coding sequence ATGACCAACCAAAACCCAGAACAAATAGCACGTGATACCATTGACAAACAATTAGTTGCTTGTGGATGGATTATACAAGATAAAAATAAATTTAATCTTGCGGCGGGTTTAGGGATTGCTATAAAGGAATACCAAACAGATATTGGTCCTGCCGATTATGTTTTATTTGTAGATAAAAAGCCTGTGGGAATTATTGAAGCCAAGCGTGCAGAGCTAGGTGGTATCTTAACCGCAGCAGAAGACCAAGCGGAAGGTTATGCCAAAGCAAAATTACGTTTACTCGATAATAAACCTTTGCCTTTTGTCTATTTAAGCAATGGAGAAATTGTAAAGTTTACCGATTATAGAGACCCAAAACCACGAGCAAGAAACTTGTTTACATTTCACAGACCAGAAACTTTAGTGCAATGGATTGGACAAGAAAAATCCTTACGTGCTCGTTTACAAGATTTACCAGCATTGCCAGTAGAAGGTTTGCGGGATTGCCAAGTAACTGCTATTACCAATTTAGACATTTCTTTTAAAGACCAACGCCCAAAAGCCTTAATACAAATGGCAACAGGTTCTGGAAAGACTTTTACAGCCATTACCTTTATTTATCGATTGCTAAAATATGCCAAAGCCAAACGTATTTTATTTTTAGTAGATACCAAAAACTTAGGAGAACAAGCCGAAAGTGAGTTCCGAGCTTTTACGGCTAATGAAGACAATAGATTATTCACCGAATTGTATGGGGTTACGCGATTAAACAGTTCGTTTATCCCTAATGATTCGCAAGTCTATATCAGCACCATTCAACGCATGTATTCTATTTTAAAAGATACAGAACTAGACGAAAGTGCCGAAGAAGAAAATCCTAATGAATCTCGTTTTATTCCAAAAGAACCCGTTCCTGTTGGGTACAATGAAAAAGTGCCAATTGAGTTTTTTGACTTTGTAGTCATTGACGAATGCCATAGAAGTATTTACAACCTTTGGAAACAAGTGTTGGATTATTTTGATGTGTTCCAAATTGGGTTAACCGCTACACCAGACAATAGAACCTTTGGTTATTTCAATCAAAATTTGGTGTCTGATTATGGCTATGAAAAAGCCGTTATTGATGGGGTTTTAGTGCCTTATAATGTATTCACCATTGAAACCGAAATTACCAAAAACGGAGCTAGTATTTTAAAAGAGTTTAGTCCTCTTATCGACAAGCGTTCCCGACAAACCCGTAAAAAGTTTTGGGAAGCCTTGGATGAAGATGAAGTATATAGTGGCAAACAATTAGATAAAGACATTGTGAACCCAAGTACGATAAGAACCATTATAAAAGCAACAAAAGACAATTTGCCAGCCATGTTTCCTGACCGATACCCTGTAGAGACAGGTTGCGACCTGTCTGCTGTAGAAAAAGGTTGCGACCTGTCTGCTGTAGAAAAAGGTTGCGACCTGTCTGCTGTAGAAAAAGGTTGCGACCTGTCTGCTGTAGAAAAAGGTTGCGACCTGTCTGCTGTAGAAAAAGGTTGCGACCTGTCTGCTGTAGAAAAAGATTGCGACCTGTCTGCCTTTGAAGTACCAAAAATGTTGATATTTGCCAAAACCGACAGTCATGCAGAAGACATTATCGACATTGTACGAGAAGAATTTGGAGAAGAAAACAAGTTTTGTAAAAAGATAACCTATCGTTCAGAAGAAGACCCCAAAAGCGTCTTGCAACAGTTTCGAAACGAGTATTACCCACGTATTGCCGTTACGGTAGATATGATTGCCACAGGAACCGACATTAGACCTTTAGAAGTGTTGTTGTTTATGCGTGATGTGAAAAGCAGAAGTTATTACGAACAAATGAAAGGTCGTGGCACGCGTACTTGTTCTATTGAGGAATTGAAAGCCAAAGGTACACCTACAGCCAAGTTTAGCAAAGATCATTTTGTAATTATCGATGCTATTGGTGTGGAGCAATCGCAAAAAACAGATAGCCGACCTCTAGAAAAAGCACCAGGCATTTCTTTAAAAGATGTAATTACGAGTGTAGCGATGGGTAATACTTCCGAAGAAATGATGAGTACGCTTGCCAATCGCTTAATTCGTTTGGAAAAACAATTGCAAGACAAACATAAAAAGGAATTTACCGAAAAAGCCAATGGTTTAAGCATTAACCAAGTGGTACAAAAACTACTAAATGCGCACGACCCAGATACAATTGAAAGTCAGAAGTGGAAAGTCAAAAGCGAAATGAGAGGAATGCCTCCAGCTGACATAGAAGCTGCCATTGAAAAAGCCAATCAACAATTGATAGACGATGCCGTAGCGGTTTTTAACAGTCCTGATTTACGTAATTTTATTATTGACATTCGTAAAAAGCTAGACCAAATTATTGATGTCGTCAATATAGATACCATTACCAATATAGGTTGGGTAAAAGACCAAGAAGTAACCAGCAAAGCATTGATTGAAGACTTTAAAACGTGGATTGAAACCAACAAAGACGAAATAACCGCTTTGCAAATCTTTTATGCCCAAGAGTTCAGACACCGCACTTTTACCTATACCATGATAAAGGAACTGTGCGAAAAACTAAAAACTGAAAAACCTTTATTAGCTCCTGTGAGTGTTTGGAAAGCCTACGAACAATTAGAAAAAACCAATGGCTCTGCTAAAAACGAGTTAATCGCTTTAGTATCTTTGATACGAAGAGTGGTGGGTATGGATAGTACGTTGACCAGTTATGACAAAACGGTAGATGCTAATTTTAAAAAATGGATTTTTGAAAAAAATGCAGGAAAACACAATGCCTTTACCGAAGACCAAATGCAATGGTTGCGCATGATGAAAGATTATGTAGCCAAAAGTTTTAGCATAGAAAAAGACGATTTTGATTTAAGCCCTTTTAATGCAGAAGGTGGTTTGAGTAAAATGTGGGCGTTGTTTGGGGAAGAAACTGACTTGATTATTAATGAATTAAATAAAGTATTAGCAGCGTAA
- a CDS encoding restriction endonuclease, with amino-acid sequence MKNSIPIHDITDPDLFQQIVAEYFRCLKNEKQDFHISDIDVDDTGIGCDNGCDILVDFHFEDAIGKHTHRWVVECKSQKRAVGNKDINTNNLYSILDSNKASGYLLVCKSDASSQLKKLLKDNDKLKAVIWNGAQLWRKLIASESLLKSFFPKYYKENFIINNAKVDFENAFEQFEKQIEE; translated from the coding sequence ATGAAAAACTCAATACCAATTCATGATATAACAGATCCTGATTTATTCCAACAAATTGTAGCTGAATATTTTCGTTGCTTAAAAAATGAAAAGCAAGATTTTCATATCTCAGATATTGATGTAGATGATACAGGAATTGGCTGTGACAATGGTTGTGATATTTTAGTAGATTTTCATTTTGAAGATGCCATAGGAAAACACACACATAGATGGGTCGTTGAATGTAAATCTCAAAAAAGAGCTGTTGGTAATAAAGATATTAATACTAATAATTTATATTCGATATTAGATAGTAATAAAGCAAGTGGTTATTTGTTAGTATGCAAAAGTGATGCAAGTAGTCAATTAAAAAAACTATTAAAAGATAATGACAAATTAAAAGCAGTAATATGGAATGGTGCACAACTATGGAGAAAATTAATAGCTTCTGAATCACTACTAAAATCATTTTTCCCAAAATATTATAAAGAGAACTTTATAATAAATAATGCTAAAGTAGATTTTGAAAATGCATTTGAACAATTTGAAAAACAAATAGAAGAATGA
- a CDS encoding alpha/beta hydrolase family protein: MKTKNLIILLLMSITTQAQQFVGDWKGELDVQGMKLEVIFHIAQKDNVYTSTMDVPMQGASGIAIDKTEVNNNSITLKAPQMGIEFVGEFKNKEIIGEFRQAGMKLPLTLSSFESKLPGNITLPSSKEELEKMKVYDKGSYKYSVSDYFAKPKASGFQLSPNGKYMSYREKDENNKRHVYVKELATGTVKKAIEEKDELVRSYGWINDERLFFAMDKGGDENYHIYGVNLDGNNLKDLTPFDGVKASIDNILKEQKDYIIVSMNKNNKQVFEPFKLNIVTGALEQLYKNEDIANPIQGYEFDKDGNLRGYSKLVNGVQNQFYYKDNKTGEFKLHTTTNWDDSFGIISFNYASKNKDEAYVITNLDSDKTRIVLYDLATKKIIKEVFSNPTFDVSGLNLSRKRNYEIDNFSYEGEKSEIIPVSKLYKEIYGLMKKEFPNKESYIVDKDDNETQFLVIVQSDKLYGTYYQYNAKTKKFKLLYDLMPQLKETDMAEMRPIKFTSRDGKTIYGYITLPKEALQGKKVPLIVNPHGGPQGIRDSWGFNPETQLFASRGYATLQVNFRISGGYGKEFLRAGFKQIGRKLMDDVEDGVAYAIEQGWVDKDKIAIYGGSHGGYATLMGLVKTPDLYACGVNYVGVSNIFTFFDSFPEYWKPYKEIVKQIWYDLDNPEEAAIAKEVSPVFQINKIKKPLFVIQGANDPRVNIAESDQIVTGLRAKGFDVPYMVKYDEGHGFHKEENSIDMYEATLGFLAKNLKK; the protein is encoded by the coding sequence ATGAAAACAAAAAATTTAATTATTCTATTACTTATGAGTATTACCACACAAGCCCAGCAATTTGTTGGAGACTGGAAAGGAGAATTGGATGTGCAAGGCATGAAATTAGAGGTTATTTTTCATATTGCACAAAAGGACAATGTTTACACATCAACTATGGATGTTCCTATGCAAGGAGCTTCAGGAATAGCCATAGACAAAACGGAAGTAAATAATAATTCTATTACGCTAAAAGCACCACAAATGGGGATTGAATTTGTAGGTGAATTTAAAAATAAAGAAATTATAGGTGAATTTCGTCAAGCAGGAATGAAATTACCTCTTACTCTTTCTTCATTCGAAAGCAAATTGCCTGGAAATATAACTTTGCCTTCTTCTAAAGAGGAGTTAGAAAAAATGAAGGTTTATGATAAAGGAAGTTATAAGTATTCTGTTTCTGATTATTTTGCTAAACCAAAAGCTTCTGGTTTTCAATTGTCTCCAAATGGTAAATACATGTCGTATCGTGAAAAGGATGAAAACAACAAACGTCATGTTTATGTTAAAGAATTAGCTACTGGAACTGTAAAAAAGGCTATTGAGGAGAAAGATGAACTAGTGCGTAGTTATGGATGGATTAATGACGAGCGTTTATTTTTTGCTATGGATAAAGGTGGTGATGAAAATTATCATATTTATGGTGTAAATCTTGATGGAAATAATTTAAAAGATCTTACTCCTTTTGATGGTGTTAAGGCTAGTATTGATAACATTTTAAAAGAGCAAAAGGATTACATTATTGTGTCAATGAACAAAAACAATAAGCAAGTTTTTGAGCCTTTTAAATTGAATATTGTTACAGGTGCTTTAGAGCAATTGTATAAAAATGAAGATATTGCTAATCCTATTCAAGGGTATGAATTTGACAAAGACGGAAACCTTAGAGGGTATAGCAAATTGGTTAATGGTGTACAAAATCAATTCTATTACAAAGACAATAAAACGGGAGAATTTAAATTACACACTACTACCAATTGGGATGATTCATTTGGGATTATCAGCTTTAATTATGCTTCTAAAAATAAAGATGAGGCTTATGTTATAACTAATTTGGATAGTGACAAAACCCGTATTGTATTATATGATTTAGCTACTAAAAAAATTATTAAAGAAGTGTTTTCTAACCCTACATTTGATGTGAGTGGTTTAAATCTTTCAAGAAAAAGAAATTATGAAATTGATAATTTTTCTTATGAAGGTGAAAAAAGTGAAATTATACCTGTGAGTAAACTATACAAAGAAATTTATGGGTTAATGAAAAAGGAATTTCCTAATAAAGAGTCTTACATAGTTGATAAGGATGATAATGAGACTCAATTTTTAGTAATTGTGCAAAGTGATAAATTATATGGTACTTATTATCAATATAATGCTAAAACGAAGAAGTTTAAATTATTATATGATTTAATGCCTCAGTTAAAAGAAACTGACATGGCAGAAATGAGACCTATTAAATTTACTAGTAGAGATGGAAAAACAATCTATGGCTATATTACTTTACCAAAAGAGGCTTTACAAGGTAAAAAAGTGCCTTTAATTGTGAATCCTCACGGTGGTCCACAAGGTATAAGAGATTCTTGGGGTTTTAATCCTGAAACACAATTATTTGCTAGTCGTGGTTATGCTACTTTACAAGTAAACTTTAGAATATCTGGAGGTTATGGAAAAGAATTTTTACGTGCTGGTTTTAAACAAATAGGTAGAAAACTAATGGATGATGTAGAAGATGGTGTGGCTTATGCAATTGAACAAGGTTGGGTAGACAAAGATAAAATTGCTATTTATGGTGGAAGTCATGGTGGTTATGCTACATTGATGGGGTTAGTAAAAACACCTGATTTGTATGCTTGTGGTGTGAACTATGTGGGTGTTTCTAACATTTTTACTTTCTTTGATTCATTCCCAGAATATTGGAAACCTTATAAAGAAATTGTAAAACAAATTTGGTATGATTTAGATAATCCGGAAGAAGCTGCGATTGCAAAAGAAGTTTCTCCAGTTTTTCAAATCAATAAAATTAAAAAACCACTCTTTGTAATTCAAGGTGCAAATGATCCACGTGTGAATATTGCAGAATCGGATCAAATTGTAACTGGTTTAAGAGCAAAAGGTTTTGATGTGCCTTATATGGTAAAATATGATGAAGGTCATGGATTTCATAAGGAAGAAAATTCAATTGATATGTATGAGGCTACTTTAGGTTTTTTAGCAAAGAATTTAAAAAAGTAA
- a CDS encoding restriction endonuclease subunit S has protein sequence MKKNWQIKTLDEVCKIIMGQSPPSDTYNENAIGMPFFQGKAEFTDLYPIARKYCNKPKKIAEPFDILLSVRAPVGTTNIANQQCCIGRGLAALRFENYKYGFYFLRSIQYELDSKGTGTTFRAISGETIRETLIPYPCIETQQAIVSKIEELFSELDKGIEDLKTAQQQLKTYRQSVLKWAFEGKLTNDNVKDGELPKSWEIMKFGEVVNNYDGKRRPLSRDVRAKRQGKFRYYGATEIVDYIDDFLFDGKYLLIGEDGANLVSKSRPLAFLVEGKFWVNNHAHIVQTKELLNIDFLSYYFNSLNLAEYVTGTAQPKLNQANMNKIPIPIPKIEEQNEIVLELERRLSVADKMEESIAHSLLQAESLRQSILKKAFSGELV, from the coding sequence ATGAAAAAAAACTGGCAAATAAAAACTCTAGACGAAGTTTGTAAAATTATTATGGGACAATCACCACCGAGTGACACTTATAATGAAAATGCAATAGGAATGCCTTTTTTTCAAGGTAAAGCAGAATTTACAGATTTATATCCAATAGCAAGAAAATATTGTAATAAACCTAAAAAAATTGCAGAACCTTTTGATATTTTACTTTCTGTAAGAGCTCCTGTTGGAACTACAAATATTGCTAATCAACAATGTTGTATTGGAAGAGGATTAGCAGCTTTAAGATTTGAAAATTATAAATATGGTTTTTACTTTTTAAGAAGTATTCAATATGAATTAGATAGTAAAGGAACTGGAACTACTTTTAGAGCTATATCTGGTGAAACTATTAGAGAAACTCTAATTCCTTATCCATGCATAGAAACCCAACAAGCCATAGTCTCCAAAATAGAAGAACTTTTTAGTGAGCTAGACAAAGGCATAGAAGATTTAAAAACCGCACAACAGCAACTCAAAACCTATAGACAAAGTGTTTTGAAATGGGCTTTTGAAGGAAAGTTAACGAATGATAATGTTAAGGATGGTGAGTTGCCAAAGAGTTGGGAAATTATGAAATTTGGTGAAGTCGTAAATAATTATGACGGAAAAAGACGCCCACTTAGTAGAGATGTAAGAGCTAAAAGACAAGGAAAATTTAGATATTATGGAGCTACCGAAATTGTTGATTATATAGACGATTTCTTATTTGATGGTAAATACTTACTTATTGGAGAAGATGGAGCTAACTTAGTAAGTAAATCAAGACCACTTGCATTTTTAGTTGAAGGTAAATTTTGGGTTAATAATCATGCTCATATTGTCCAAACTAAAGAATTATTAAATATTGATTTTTTGTCATATTATTTCAATTCATTAAATCTTGCAGAATATGTAACTGGAACTGCTCAGCCAAAATTAAATCAAGCTAACATGAATAAAATTCCTATTCCTATTCCTAAAATAGAAGAGCAAAATGAAATAGTCCTAGAGCTAGAAAGACGTTTAAGTGTTGCCGATAAAATGGAGGAAAGCATTGCACATAGTTTGTTACAAGCAGAGTCGTTGAGACAGAGTATATTGAAAAAGGCTTTTAGTGGGGAGTTGGTTTAA